Below is a window of Allomuricauda ruestringensis DSM 13258 DNA.
ACCTTTTCCTTTTTTAACCCTATTCAGTACAAGTGGTTTTATGGGCGAATTTATAATGGGTTTACTCAATGAGGTAGTGGAATCGTTTAGGTAAAAAACCAATGGTTTTGTGGTTACGTCATCAGCATTGTCCGTAGATAAACGATGGGTTATTCGAATGGGCGAAACGCCTCCCCTTTGTATCCTTTCATTCAAGTCGTCTTGCCCTAAAAACTCTATCAATCGGTTGTTGGCGGCATTGTCCGAGACGGCAAAAATTTCTGAAATGGCCTTTGCGAATGTTGTGTTTACGGAATCACCTTCAACAAAAAACTGGGTGTTTAGGGAAAGTGAGTCAAGTTCGTTGAGTTTTTCCAGAGTGGCCACCGCTGCGGGGAATTTAACCGTGCTTGCAGGATAAAAATAGTTGCTTTTGTCAACCTGAAAATCGTAATCTGTAAAAATGATGCTGTCGTTCCTTCGGTCTATTTGGGTGTATCTTATTTGGACTTCATGTGCCTCCAGATTGTCCATTACCCTGCTAATTTTGGCATTCTCGGAAGAAAGCACTTGAATTAAAGGGTCGGTAGGTAAATTTTTGGAGCAGGAGGTTCCCAATACAAGCAAACTCAATATCCCAAGTCTGGATCTCATGAAAAAAAGATTAAATTTCTCCTGAATATACCTGGCCCCTGTGGGGTTTCAGAATTTCCCTTGCCTCCTTTAATTCAAATTCGGCCACGACCAAAAAAGCAATACTGTGGGTGGGACTATAATGTTCTACTCCGGAAAGGTCATGTTTTAATTCCTCTGCCTCTACGAATTCTTTGAGGTGTTTTAAATAGTGCTCGGCAACATGGGCCGCATTGGGGCCTCTAAAGTCCCAAATAATCTTGATTTTTCTGTCCAAAAGCTTTTCCATGGTTTTATGAGTCGGTTACGGATTTGCCAGTTTCGGCAAAGGATTTAAAATCTTGCATGTATTTTAGGGATTGTTTTTTAAACGCCCCAGGCATTAAAAGGCCCATAAGTTTCATGCCAAATCCCGAAAATTGGAATTCAGACTCGGAAATCCAACGTGTTTTATCCCCTTCTTCCTTAAAATAATTTTTTTGGATGTTGTGCACACCTTTGGTGTCGTAAATGGTGTGCAGTTCTTCGGGAAGGTTTCTTTTGATGATGGTCTCTACCATAGTAATTTCCCGTTTGCCCATTTTGTAACTGAGGCTCATTTGGGCACCTTCCTGTCCTGGGTTTTGGGATAGTTGTTCATAGTTGACAAGACCTCTTTGCCAATGCCTCATGTTTTCGGGCTCGTCCATCTTTTTGATGAATTCTT
It encodes the following:
- a CDS encoding SRPBCC family protein — encoded protein: MKYTTEIVVDVPREEFIKKMDEPENMRHWQRGLVNYEQLSQNPGQEGAQMSLSYKMGKREITMVETIIKRNLPEELHTIYDTKGVHNIQKNYFKEEGDKTRWISESEFQFSGFGMKLMGLLMPGAFKKQSLKYMQDFKSFAETGKSVTDS
- a CDS encoding serine hydrolase, whose product is MRSRLGILSLLVLGTSCSKNLPTDPLIQVLSSENAKISRVMDNLEAHEVQIRYTQIDRRNDSIIFTDYDFQVDKSNYFYPASTVKFPAAVATLEKLNELDSLSLNTQFFVEGDSVNTTFAKAISEIFAVSDNAANNRLIEFLGQDDLNERIQRGGVSPIRITHRLSTDNADDVTTKPLVFYLNDSTTSLSKPIINSPIKPLVLNRVKKGKGFISDESLQMGPFDFSLKNYYPIEAQTALLKRIIFPEAFPREQRFNLSESQQEFVLAAMHTLPPQLGYDPDEFYDSYVKFFMFGDSTEPMPKHIKIYNKVGYAYGTLTDCAYIKDTKNNVDFMLTATILVNSDGIFNDDAYEYDEVGIPFLAQLGRELYEYELSRKR